From the genome of Halorussus caseinilyticus, one region includes:
- a CDS encoding alpha/beta hydrolase family protein produces MATYDFERYLNVRSANTPSFGPDGERLSFLMDTTGVPQVWRLDGPREWPQQLTFEEEAVGFADWSPERDELIFGMDEGGNERTQLFRLDGDGETVTPLTDEPDAIHYWGGWNSDGSQFAFASNRRDESVFDVYVQGRDDDEAELVYESDSWFTVTGWSPDDDALALVEMHSSFDYDVYVLDLESGELNHLTPHEGDVRYGQVNWGPDGGALYLTTDEGADTEYLARLDVASGDLDPVVEAGDWNVESLTVDEDTGRFIFGRNVEGYTELTVAEFTGETDFRELSTPDGLPRGIVGGMTFDDDADRFAVTVTGSTENSNVYVVDAESGDFERWTDAATAGLPKESFVEPELVRYESFDGREIPAFFSVPEDAEAGETPVVVDIHGGPESQRRPMFYSVKQYFLNRGYAFLEPNVRGSMGYGKAYTHLDDVEKRMDSVADIEAGVEWLRDQQVVDPDRIVAMGGSYGGFMVLAALTEYPDLWAAGVDIVGIANFVTFLENTGDWRREHREAEYGSLESDREFLESISPINNIENIEAPLLVLHGANDPRVPVGEAEQIADVAAEQGVPVEKLVFEDEGHGFSKLENRIEAYTTVADFLDTHV; encoded by the coding sequence ATGGCAACGTACGACTTCGAGCGCTATCTCAACGTGCGGAGCGCGAACACGCCGTCGTTCGGTCCCGACGGCGAGCGCCTCTCCTTTCTGATGGACACCACGGGCGTCCCGCAGGTGTGGCGACTCGACGGTCCCCGCGAGTGGCCCCAGCAACTCACCTTCGAGGAGGAGGCGGTCGGGTTCGCCGACTGGTCGCCCGAGCGCGACGAGTTGATATTCGGCATGGACGAGGGCGGCAACGAGCGCACCCAGTTGTTCCGTCTCGATGGGGACGGCGAGACGGTCACGCCCCTGACCGACGAACCCGACGCCATCCACTACTGGGGCGGGTGGAACTCCGACGGGTCGCAGTTCGCGTTCGCGTCGAACCGCCGCGACGAGTCGGTCTTCGACGTGTACGTGCAGGGCCGCGACGACGACGAGGCCGAACTGGTCTACGAGAGCGATAGCTGGTTCACCGTCACCGGGTGGAGTCCCGACGACGACGCCCTCGCGCTCGTGGAGATGCACTCCAGTTTCGACTACGACGTGTACGTCCTCGATTTGGAGTCTGGCGAGTTGAACCACCTGACGCCACACGAGGGCGACGTGCGCTACGGGCAGGTCAACTGGGGTCCGGACGGAGGCGCGCTCTACCTCACCACCGACGAGGGTGCCGACACCGAGTACCTCGCGCGCCTCGACGTGGCGTCCGGGGACCTAGACCCCGTGGTCGAGGCGGGCGACTGGAACGTCGAGAGTCTCACCGTGGACGAGGACACCGGCCGGTTCATCTTCGGTCGAAACGTCGAGGGCTACACCGAGTTGACCGTCGCCGAGTTCACGGGCGAGACCGACTTCCGGGAACTCTCGACCCCGGACGGTCTCCCGCGGGGCATCGTCGGCGGCATGACGTTCGACGACGACGCCGACCGGTTCGCAGTCACCGTCACCGGGAGTACCGAGAACTCGAACGTCTACGTCGTGGACGCCGAGTCGGGCGACTTCGAGCGCTGGACCGACGCCGCGACCGCGGGTCTCCCGAAGGAGTCGTTCGTGGAACCCGAACTGGTTCGCTACGAGTCGTTCGACGGCCGCGAGATTCCGGCGTTCTTCTCCGTGCCCGAGGACGCCGAAGCGGGCGAGACCCCCGTCGTCGTGGACATCCACGGCGGTCCCGAGAGCCAGCGCCGACCCATGTTCTACTCGGTCAAGCAGTACTTCCTGAACCGGGGCTACGCCTTCCTCGAACCCAACGTCCGGGGGTCGATGGGCTACGGCAAGGCCTACACCCACTTGGACGACGTGGAAAAGCGGATGGACTCGGTGGCCGACATCGAGGCCGGTGTCGAGTGGCTTCGGGACCAGCAGGTCGTTGACCCCGACCGCATCGTCGCCATGGGCGGGTCCTACGGCGGGTTCATGGTCCTCGCGGCGCTGACGGAGTACCCCGACCTCTGGGCGGCGGGCGTGGACATCGTGGGTATCGCCAACTTCGTCACCTTCCTCGAAAACACGGGCGACTGGCGGCGCGAACACCGCGAGGCCGAGTACGGGTCGCTGGAGTCGGACCGTGAGTTCCTCGAATCCATCAGTCCCATCAACAACATCGAGAACATAGAGGCACCTCTGTTGGTCCTCCACGGCGCGAACGACCCCCGCGTCCCGGTCGGCGAGGCCGAGCAGATAGCCGACGTAGCGGCCGAACAGGGCGTCCCGGTCGAGAAACTCGTCTTCGAGGACGAGGGCCACGGCTTCTCGAAGCTCGAAAACCGCATCGAGGCCTACACGACAGTCGCGGACTTCCTCGACACGCACGTCTAA
- a CDS encoding ABC transporter ATP-binding protein — MTAIDTTDLTKRFGDDVLAVDSLDLTVESGEIFGFLGPNGAGKSTTINVLLDFIRPTDGSAEVLGYDAQRETQAIRERVGVLPEGATLYDRLTGREHVSWVAETKDADADPDAILDRVGLDPSARERRAGGYSKGMSQRLALGMALVGDPDLLILDEPSSGLDPNGIQEMRELLREEASRGTTIFFSSHILPQVEAVCDRVGIMSDGRLVAEDTIAGLRDASGGTSRITATVDRVPADLDLAALAGVERASADGKAITAVCSNPGAKIEVLKRIDEVATVRDVHSEEASLEELFNRYTHEDPDVNRETGETEESPEVAA; from the coding sequence GTGACTGCCATCGACACGACCGACCTGACCAAGCGATTCGGCGACGACGTACTCGCCGTCGATTCGCTCGACCTCACGGTCGAATCGGGGGAGATATTCGGCTTCCTCGGTCCGAACGGGGCGGGCAAGTCTACGACCATCAACGTGCTGTTGGACTTCATCCGCCCGACCGACGGGTCGGCCGAGGTGCTGGGCTACGACGCCCAGCGCGAGACCCAAGCCATCCGCGAGCGGGTCGGCGTCCTGCCCGAGGGAGCGACCCTCTACGACCGACTCACCGGCCGGGAACACGTCTCGTGGGTCGCCGAGACCAAGGACGCGGACGCCGACCCGGACGCGATTCTCGACCGGGTGGGACTCGACCCGTCGGCCCGCGAGCGCCGCGCCGGTGGCTACTCGAAGGGGATGAGCCAGCGCCTCGCGTTGGGGATGGCGCTGGTCGGCGACCCGGACCTGCTGATTCTGGACGAACCGTCGTCGGGACTCGACCCCAACGGGATTCAGGAGATGCGCGAGTTGCTCCGCGAGGAAGCGAGTCGCGGCACCACCATCTTCTTCTCCAGCCACATCCTGCCGCAGGTCGAAGCGGTCTGCGACCGAGTAGGCATCATGAGCGACGGGCGACTCGTCGCCGAGGACACCATCGCGGGCCTCCGAGACGCCTCGGGCGGGACCAGCCGGATTACGGCGACGGTGGACCGCGTGCCCGCGGACCTCGACCTCGCGGCGCTCGCGGGCGTCGAGCGCGCGAGCGCCGACGGTAAGGCCATCACCGCGGTCTGCTCGAACCCCGGCGCGAAAATCGAGGTGCTGAAGCGAATCGACGAGGTGGCCACCGTCCGCGACGTTCACTCCGAGGAAGCCTCGCTCGAAGAGTTGTTCAACCGGTACACCCACGAGGACCCCGACGTGAACCGCGAAACCGGCGAGACAGAGGAGTCCCCGGAGGTGGCGGCGTGA
- a CDS encoding ABC transporter permease, with product MSLAAVVRKDFKDVRRAKLLWFVGGIYTLFAVLFFYTGSTGENPRVLRQLWNMSGLAVLFIPLVALVAAYLSIAGERESGSIKFLLSIPNRRRDVVFGKYLSRAGLVTGAILLAFGVAAVLSAVWYPEAKLATFARVVGLTLFYTLAYVSVAVGISALTASRSRAMAGSIGYFFVFNVLWIQGSAFSVVGALRFVFEDTLGVELAANTESLVQSLSPTSAYLQSLRLAFPAGYRDLPPADPSTPFYLEPEFMLVVLAAWVVAPLLVGFWRFQRAELG from the coding sequence GTGAGTCTCGCCGCGGTGGTCCGCAAGGACTTCAAGGACGTTCGCCGGGCGAAACTGCTGTGGTTCGTCGGCGGCATCTACACCCTGTTCGCCGTGCTGTTCTTCTACACCGGGAGTACCGGCGAGAACCCGCGGGTCCTCCGGCAACTCTGGAACATGTCGGGTCTCGCGGTGCTTTTCATCCCGCTGGTCGCGCTCGTCGCGGCCTACCTCTCTATCGCCGGTGAGCGCGAGTCGGGGAGCATCAAGTTCCTGCTGTCGATTCCGAACCGGCGTCGGGACGTGGTGTTCGGCAAGTACCTCTCGCGGGCGGGTCTCGTCACCGGGGCCATTCTGCTGGCGTTCGGGGTCGCGGCGGTGCTGTCGGCGGTGTGGTACCCCGAAGCGAAGTTGGCGACGTTCGCCCGCGTGGTCGGCCTGACGCTGTTCTACACGCTGGCGTACGTCTCGGTCGCGGTGGGCATCTCGGCGCTGACTGCCTCCCGGTCGCGGGCGATGGCCGGGTCCATCGGCTACTTCTTCGTGTTCAACGTCCTCTGGATTCAGGGGTCGGCGTTCTCGGTCGTGGGTGCGCTCCGGTTCGTCTTCGAGGACACCCTCGGCGTCGAACTCGCGGCCAACACCGAGTCGCTCGTCCAGAGTCTGAGTCCGACGAGTGCCTACCTCCAGTCGCTCCGCCTCGCGTTTCCGGCGGGCTACCGGGACCTGCCGCCCGCCGACCCCTCGACGCCGTTCTATCTCGAACCCGAGTTCATGCTGGTCGTCCTCGCGGCGTGGGTGGTCGCTCCCCTGCTGGTGGGCTTCTGGCGGTTCCAGCGCGCCGAACTCGGGTAG
- a CDS encoding NUDIX hydrolase yields MTVTERSRRRVRDALDRLEREYASVERVEKAWDHPPEAYRGVRERFEAGTLGGAGVWATDETDRVLLVRHEGESAWSDPGGKQEAGESLEAAARRETREESGVEVEITGVRQAHRVEIRDAEGEQPAIHRLIVIFDGERVSGEVRPREGEIAEVRWWRDRPDDLLYPELADFPIPGAE; encoded by the coding sequence ATGACCGTTACCGAGCGTTCGCGCCGTCGGGTCCGGGACGCCCTCGACCGCCTCGAACGCGAGTACGCGAGCGTCGAGCGAGTCGAGAAGGCGTGGGACCACCCGCCGGAAGCGTACCGGGGCGTCCGCGAGCGGTTCGAGGCCGGAACCCTCGGCGGGGCGGGCGTCTGGGCGACCGACGAGACGGACCGGGTCCTGCTGGTTCGCCACGAGGGAGAGTCGGCGTGGAGCGACCCCGGCGGCAAGCAGGAAGCGGGCGAGAGCCTCGAAGCGGCCGCCCGGCGCGAGACCCGCGAGGAGAGCGGCGTCGAGGTCGAGATTACCGGCGTCCGGCAGGCCCACCGCGTCGAGATTCGGGACGCCGAGGGAGAGCAACCGGCGATTCACCGCCTCATCGTGATTTTCGACGGCGAGCGCGTCTCGGGCGAGGTGCGGCCGCGGGAGGGCGAAATCGCCGAGGTCCGGTGGTGGCGCGACCGGCCCGACGACCTGCTGTATCCCGAACTGGCCGACTTCCCGATTCCGGGCGCGGAGTGA
- a CDS encoding DoxX family protein: MSGDSTESDVAQETTDDDGPKTHSTSFKIARALFGGVLAFTALDNFRKLDEMIAFADSEGAPAAERSVPAISGSLLFGGLGIAAWKLPRLAAGAVATFFVAITPVMHDFWSRDDDEEKEQHAIHFLKNAALLGGALAFLRVAQDD, translated from the coding sequence ATGTCAGGCGATTCGACGGAGAGCGACGTAGCGCAGGAAACGACCGACGACGACGGGCCGAAGACCCACTCGACTTCGTTCAAAATCGCCCGCGCGCTGTTCGGCGGCGTGCTGGCGTTCACGGCGCTGGACAACTTCCGGAAGTTGGACGAGATGATTGCGTTCGCCGACAGCGAGGGCGCGCCCGCGGCCGAGCGGTCGGTTCCGGCCATCAGCGGGAGTCTGCTGTTCGGCGGTCTGGGCATCGCGGCGTGGAAACTCCCGCGACTCGCCGCCGGAGCGGTCGCCACCTTCTTCGTCGCCATCACGCCGGTCATGCACGACTTCTGGTCGAGAGACGACGACGAGGAGAAAGAGCAACACGCGATTCACTTCCTGAAGAACGCCGCGCTCCTCGGCGGCGCGCTGGCGTTCCTCCGCGTCGCGCAGGACGACTGA
- a CDS encoding NAD(P)-dependent glycerol-1-phosphate dehydrogenase, producing the protein MFDKTTWIRLPRNVLVGHGVLDQTVEAVSELHLQGRPLVVTSPTPREVAAERVAADFEAAGDDPAIVEIESASFESVQRVIEVAREVDAGYLVGVGGGKAIDIAKMASDDLGTGFVSVPTAASHDGIVSGRGSVPEGDTRHSVAAEPPLAVVADTEILADAPWRLTTAGCADIISNYTAVKDWRLANRLQNVEYSHYSAALAEMTAEMLVGNADSIKQGLEESAWVVVKALVSSGVAMSIAGSSRPASGAEHLFSHQLDRMVPDAALHGHQVGVGTVVAEYLHGGDWRGIKQALATIGAPTTAAELGIEDETVVAALTAAHEIRDRYTILGNGMNEDAAIEAAETTGVI; encoded by the coding sequence ATGTTCGACAAAACGACGTGGATTCGCCTGCCGCGCAACGTACTGGTAGGCCACGGCGTCCTCGACCAGACCGTCGAGGCCGTCTCCGAACTCCACCTACAGGGCCGTCCGCTGGTCGTCACCAGTCCCACCCCGCGGGAGGTGGCCGCCGAGCGCGTGGCCGCCGACTTCGAGGCGGCGGGCGACGACCCCGCAATCGTGGAAATCGAGTCAGCGAGTTTCGAGTCGGTCCAGCGCGTCATCGAGGTGGCCCGCGAGGTAGACGCTGGCTACCTCGTCGGCGTCGGCGGCGGGAAGGCCATCGACATCGCGAAGATGGCCAGCGACGACCTCGGCACCGGATTCGTCTCGGTCCCGACCGCCGCGAGTCACGACGGCATCGTCTCGGGCCGGGGTTCGGTCCCGGAGGGCGACACCCGCCACAGCGTGGCCGCCGAACCGCCGCTTGCGGTCGTCGCCGACACCGAGATTCTGGCCGACGCGCCGTGGCGACTCACCACCGCCGGGTGCGCCGACATCATCAGCAACTACACCGCGGTCAAAGACTGGCGACTCGCCAACCGCCTCCAGAACGTCGAGTACTCCCACTACTCGGCCGCGCTCGCCGAGATGACCGCCGAGATGCTGGTCGGCAACGCCGACTCCATCAAGCAGGGTCTCGAAGAATCGGCGTGGGTGGTCGTGAAGGCGCTGGTCTCCTCGGGCGTGGCGATGTCCATCGCGGGGTCCTCGCGCCCGGCCTCCGGCGCGGAACACCTCTTTTCTCACCAACTCGACCGGATGGTCCCCGACGCGGCGCTCCACGGCCATCAGGTCGGCGTCGGCACCGTCGTCGCCGAGTATCTCCACGGGGGCGACTGGCGGGGCATCAAGCAGGCGCTCGCAACCATCGGCGCGCCCACCACCGCGGCCGAACTCGGTATCGAGGACGAGACGGTCGTCGCGGCGCTGACCGCGGCCCACGAGATTCGGGACCGCTACACGATTCTGGGCAACGGGATGAACGAGGACGCCGCCATCGAAGCGGCCGAGACGACCGGCGTCATCTGA
- a CDS encoding NAD-dependent epimerase/dehydratase family protein, with product MDTALVVGGTRFIGRHLVSELLDHDYDVTIFNRGNHDNPFADTDGVAHYEGDRTNESALEQAAREVEPDAVFDCVAYKPREVRAATEIFSDADAYVYISSGDAYGNEEIPKREGETELRPCTREQATDDTSETYGNRKAEGDRAIRAAAERGVNAYSVRPCIVYGPHDYTERLDYWIDRVVNYDRVVVPGDGDNVWHRAYVEDVASALRTVAEEGTPGESYNVGDRRIVTIDEMVELIGDALDTDVEIVHAGERELAAADLAPEDYVLYRDYPHVLDTDKLANLGWDSTPLSEAMERTVVEHLDSDRDGSEYDPGREAEERVLGVLDTL from the coding sequence ATGGACACCGCACTCGTCGTCGGCGGCACGCGGTTCATCGGCCGCCACCTCGTCTCGGAGTTGCTCGACCACGACTACGACGTGACGATTTTCAACCGCGGGAACCACGACAACCCCTTCGCCGACACCGACGGCGTGGCCCACTACGAGGGCGACCGGACCAACGAGTCGGCGTTAGAACAGGCCGCGCGCGAAGTCGAACCCGACGCCGTGTTCGACTGCGTGGCGTACAAGCCTCGGGAGGTCCGGGCCGCCACGGAAATCTTCTCGGACGCCGACGCCTACGTCTACATCTCGTCGGGCGACGCCTACGGCAACGAGGAGATTCCCAAGCGCGAGGGCGAGACCGAACTCCGGCCCTGCACGCGCGAGCAGGCCACCGACGACACCTCGGAGACCTACGGCAACCGGAAGGCCGAGGGCGACCGGGCGATTCGGGCGGCCGCAGAGCGCGGCGTCAACGCCTACAGCGTCCGGCCCTGCATCGTCTACGGTCCCCACGACTACACCGAGCGACTCGACTACTGGATTGACCGGGTAGTCAACTACGACCGGGTGGTCGTGCCGGGCGACGGCGACAACGTGTGGCACCGCGCCTACGTCGAGGACGTGGCGAGTGCGCTCCGAACCGTCGCCGAGGAGGGCACGCCCGGCGAGTCCTACAACGTCGGGGACCGCCGAATCGTGACGATAGACGAGATGGTCGAACTGATTGGGGACGCACTGGACACCGACGTAGAGATTGTCCACGCGGGAGAGCGTGAACTCGCGGCGGCGGACCTCGCGCCCGAGGACTACGTTCTCTACCGGGACTACCCCCACGTGCTGGACACGGACAAACTGGCGAATCTGGGGTGGGACTCGACACCGCTTTCCGAGGCGATGGAGCGAACCGTGGTCGAACACCTCGACAGCGACCGGGACGGGAGCGAGTACGACCCCGGCCGGGAGGCCGAAGAGCGCGTTCTGGGCGTGTTAGACACGCTCTGA
- a CDS encoding GNAT family N-acetyltransferase: MGQREVESDGIEIREAKSDDVEGIRNVALESLRASYADVLDREVVETAVENWYADDAMDAELDEEGMVYLVAVAGDTVVGFSQSLVLPEDPTGTILWLHVDPDNRDSGVGSTLLKHTQAVLSERGVERVAAEVLAGNENGNRFYEANGFEKATERETEIGDGTYVENVYVQAGKEQFETREYDGRTLYVNWAENERGSKAPFFAAYSDEDAEDLYGWFCSNCESFDTAMDSMERLECNQCGNTKKPVRWDASYL; this comes from the coding sequence ATGGGACAGAGAGAGGTCGAGTCCGACGGAATCGAAATCCGCGAAGCCAAGTCGGATGACGTGGAGGGCATCCGAAACGTCGCGCTGGAGTCGCTCCGGGCGTCCTACGCCGACGTTCTCGACCGGGAAGTCGTCGAAACCGCGGTCGAGAACTGGTACGCAGACGACGCGATGGACGCCGAACTCGACGAGGAGGGGATGGTCTACCTCGTCGCCGTCGCGGGCGACACGGTGGTCGGGTTCTCCCAGAGTCTGGTCCTCCCCGAGGACCCGACCGGCACCATCCTCTGGTTGCACGTGGACCCGGACAACCGCGACAGCGGCGTCGGGTCCACTCTCCTGAAACACACCCAAGCCGTCCTCTCGGAGCGCGGCGTCGAACGCGTCGCCGCGGAGGTGCTGGCTGGCAACGAGAACGGCAACCGCTTCTACGAGGCCAACGGCTTCGAGAAGGCAACCGAGCGCGAGACCGAAATCGGCGACGGGACCTACGTCGAGAACGTCTACGTCCAAGCGGGCAAAGAGCAGTTCGAGACCCGCGAGTACGACGGCCGGACCCTCTACGTCAACTGGGCCGAGAACGAGCGCGGGTCGAAGGCCCCGTTCTTCGCGGCCTACAGCGACGAGGACGCCGAGGACCTCTACGGATGGTTCTGCTCGAACTGCGAGAGCTTCGACACCGCGATGGACTCGATGGAGCGGTTGGAGTGCAACCAGTGCGGGAACACGAAGAAGCCGGTTCGGTGGGACGCGTCGTATCTGTAA